From Coriobacteriia bacterium:
GCGTCGTCGCGCAGGATGACGGAGGCGGAGCCCAGCAGGTTCTGTGCGAGCCGGAACGAGCCGGCGTCGGCAGCGTGGCCCGCCGCGCGGACGAGAGCCTCGGCGTTGAGCTGCACCTGGCCCAGCGGGACGCCGCCCTGGCGGAACAGCTCGCGAGCCTCGTCGTCGCTGATGAGCTCGTGGCGCATGCCGTCTTTGCGCAGAAACTCCGTCACCTCGGCGCTGCACGGCTCGGCGAGGTTGCGATCGAAGGCGACGCTGCGCTGATAGCACGCCAGACCCAGGCGCTTGCGATCCGTCATCCAGTAGGCGTAGCCCAGCCAGTACAGGGCCATGCCGACGTCGTTGGGGTTCCAGGCGATGGTCAGCATGCGGTTAAGCACGTTGATCTCGGACTCGTAGTCGAACACACAGAAGTAGCAGCGGGCGAGGCGCAGATACGAGGCCGCGACGGACGGCGCGATCTCCACGCAGCGCCTGCCGTGGGCGATGGCCTCCTCGGCGTGTTCGATGGAGTCGCTGAGCAGCGAGGCGAGGCGATGGTGGATGAGGAAGTGCTCGTCGGCACAGAGTCGCAGGTCACGACCGCCGTCGAGCGAATCTGCGCAATGGGTCGCGTACAGCGTGCGCGAGGCGTAGCAGTCGAAGTAGCGATAGACGCGCGTCGGCGTGTCGGCAAACCAGCCACGCTCGTCAACCTGCAGCGCCAGCGACTCAAGGGCCGCGACGGCGTCCATGGGGTTGCGCGCCGCACGCCGCGTCGCCGCGCGCAGGCCAGCTTTCAAGCCGTACACGTCGGAGAACATCTCCTTGAGCGTGTCCCCCGAGTCTGCGGTGATGGCCCCCGACGCGATGCCTTCGCTGACGCGCAGGCACGCCTCGCGCACCGGGATGTTCTCCGTGCGGTCGTGCATGTCGCGGATCACGGCGAGCACGTCGGACAGGTCGTCGTGCTCGAAGGCAGCAAGCGCCGTCTCCGCGAGAGAGCCGCGAGGCGCGTCCTCGTAGATGCCCATGTCGCAGATGCGCTGGGCATGGAGCAGGCGCGCGGCCTTCTCGGAGAACGGGCGCTCGTCCGTCTCGATGTTGTCGGCAGCATGCGGCGGCAGCGCGGCCTCGTCATCGAGCGAGGCGAGGGGGCGCACAGGCAGCAGCTCCGCATGCTCGCCAAGGCGATATGCGTGGGCGAACTTGTGCACGAACGTGCTCGGGTCGGCTTCGGCGAGCGAGCGGACGGGAGGCTGGGCATCGGATGGGCCCGCAGGTTCGGCGGCGACTGCAGGGGCGGGCATGCCAGCGGCCGTGGGCTCGGCGGTATCCGGAGAAGAGGGCTGGTCGGCGGGCTCGGCGGCGCCTCCGGGGGCAAGCTGCCCCGCAGGCTCGGGGGCGCCTGCGACGGCATCCCCCCGCAGGGTGGCCAGGAACGGCACGCGGTTGAAACCGGCCGAGAGCAGGCACGCGCCGTCCTCACCTGCGCCGAACGGACCACCCCACGCGTTGATGATGACGCGCTGCACGCGATCGGAGCAGGCGAAGGCCGCGCAGGCCACGAGTATCACCAGGTGAAACGCGTAGCGCGTCACGTCGGCGGCGCGCTCGTCAGCCGAGCGCTCGGCCCAGGAGCCCGCGGCATCGTCCCAGAACTCGCGCGGCATGATGGCAGCGTCGGGCGCGTCGACATCCACGGACAGCGCGCCTCGGGCGGCGTCGTAGCGGAAGCGATAGTCGAGTCGGTACGGCACACGCAGGCTTTCGCAAGCACGGGCGAACGCCAGGCGCACGTCGAGCTCCGTCGAGGCGTCAACACGTTCCGGGGCTGCGACCGAGGCGCCAGCGTCGTTCACCAGAGTGATGCCCTGAGCCAGGATGTCCTCGATGATCCAGCGGTCGAGCTCAGCACACTGCTGGGCCGTCGCTGCAGTGACAGCGCCCACCCCGTCAAGGCGGCTCGCCATGAAGAGCGCCCTGTTGAGGATGCCTTCGATCTCGAGCAGGGCGCGTGCCCCGTCGTCGCTCACCTGCGCGCGGTTGAACGCCACGTAGAACAGGTTGGCATACTCGGAGGTGCGCACGAGGTTAACCTGCGGCTCGGGCGAGTCCATGCGCGCCACGAACAGGCCAGGCAGTAGCGGCGACGTCGTAAGGGAGCCCCCCGATGCCCACGTCAGTCCCGTCACGTCGGGCAGTCCCGCAGCCGGCGACGTCTGAGGCGCCAGGCTGGCCGCCGTCAGGCCAACGGCCCCGGCGGCACGCAGCGCCCGCGCGACGTAGATCAACAGACCGGGAGGCGAGACGAGCGGCTGCGCGAGCGCGGCGTCAACGTCGCCGACCATGTGGTCGATTGCGTCGAACAGCGTCTCGGAGCGCAGGTGATCGAGCATGTCAGCCACGCCGAGCGCGGAGAGACGCTCCCCTCGCTGCCGCGGCAGATAGACGAAGGCGAGAAACGCCAGGCTCACGGCGTGCGCGAGCGGCAGGGCGCGGCCGCGCGTGCTCTCGCCCAGCTCAATGCGGGCATCGGTGAACGTCACCGCGCTCGTCGCGCCGTCGTCCCGCGCAACGAACTCGGCAACGCGCCACGGCTCCCCGTCGGGCTGCGGGCTGGGCAACTCGACGCATCCGGCGCCGTCGTCACGGTCGGCATAGCGGAGAAGCTGCAGCTCGGCCTGCTGGGCAGGAGGCATGGGGAGCATGCCGTCAACAGAAAACGCCCGCGAGTAGCGATCGACATAGCCGACGATGCGCAGGCCAGAAAGATCATCCGACGGCTCGGAAGCCGCCGCGCCAGAAGGCTCCTCCGCATCGGCAGGGGCACCCGTCAGCTCGATGACGTAGGCCAGCCCGCCCGGGGGCAGCGGCAGGTTTCCCGACGCATAGCCGTAGAGCTTGCCCGCAGGAGCGCCGGGCAGATCCTCGAACATCGTCAGCTTGACGTCGTCGGGTGCGGATGCGTCCCCCCCTTGGAAGCGCGAACCGTCACCGGGCTCAGGCTCAAGGGTGGACGATCCGGAGAGCTCGGTCATCACGCGACCTCCAGGTAGGCGGATAGCTGCATGACCACGCACGCCAGCGTGACGACGAGCAGCACGAGTTGCACGGTGCGATAGGCCGCCGCAGACAGGCCTCCCGCCAGCGCGGCACGCCCGGCGAGCAACCCCGCAACGGCAGCGACGCCCACAGCGCACGCTGCGAAGACCTGCCAGGGCCCAGGCAGGACGATCGCCGCCGCCAGCAGGCCTACGGCGAGCACGGTAAGCGCTGCGGCAAGCCAGGCGCGGCCTCCGCGCACGGCGGGGGTGCCCGACGGGCGGGCGATCCCGGCGTCTCCGGGTCGAGAGGCCGTGGGGGCATCGGAGGCAGTGTCGCCCACCTGGTCGGCAGTGTCCGCGAGCTCTGTCGTCGAGTTTTCGGGCGCATGAGCCGCTGCGTCGCTGCAACTCGCAGGCTCGCCGGCAGGCATCGCTTCCTGGCCGGCGGCGTGCGGCGGCGAGGCTTGCCCCGCAGGCGAAACCCCTTCGCGTGCGATCAAGTTGCCGAGCAGCACCCGAGGGCGCAAGACCTCGGGGAAAGGTGGGGGCACGGGGAAGCTCACCGGAGCACAGGGCACGGGCGCGTCAAGAGGGGCGGCCGCACAAATATCGGAAGCGTCCAGGGAGGGCAAGTCGCCATGCGACGCAGGTTCGAAGGTGTAGGACGGAGCGGCAGAGCCCTCAGGGGCCTCGGCATCAGAAGAACGCTCCGGCTCGGTGTCGGAAGGGCCATGGCCCGCAGCCAATGGGACGGGGAAAACCGGTGCATCGAGGCTCGACACATCGGCGACAGACCCGTCAGGGCGAAGGCCGGTGACATCTGTCACGTCGGGCTCTCGGCCCACAACGGCGTTCGTCAGAGATTCCCGCCCGTCAGCGAGCTTACCGGAAAGGCCGTCAGACTGGGGGGCACCACCGACGGCGCCATCGGGCAGCGAGGCATCCGTCCCTGCGGGAGAGGCCGGCTCGGCATGGTCCGGCGCGGCGTCTCGGCGCAGCGAGGCGTCCTGTTCATCAGCACGGGACACGAGGGCCCTCCTCTCTCACATCCGACGGCAAAGGTTCGGCGAGGCACTGGGCGCCACCGGTAACAGGCGCCGCCCAAGACCGCGACTGGATATCTTACCCACTCGCCGCCCTCCCGTTTCCCATACCCCAAACCCACGCACGGCAACGTCTCGTCCCCGGCTATTCCCCTGATTATCGACCCTGATAGACCTCGGCGGGGGACTTGCCGTCGAGATAGTTGTGCGGCACGAGGTTCCAGGCGCCGAGGAAAGCACCCATGAGCTGGGCGAACGTGTCGTCGTCGACGTGGCCGAGGGCAGAGGCGTCCGCGCCGAATAGCTGCTCGACGACGTCGTGCGCCACGCGATCGCCCGGGCACGTCCGGATGGCGCGCACGATGTCGCCCCAACCCACGGTGAGCCCGTGCGCGCGGGCGAGCTGCTCATACGACTCCTGGCAGCGCGCAAGGTATGCGGCCCGCTGCTCGGGAGGCACATCGATGCCCGGGCTGCCCGCATCCGCCGTCGTGCGCGCAGGATCGGCTGGCGCGCCGTCCCCTGCGGAGCCGAACGTCAGGTGCAGGATGTCGATGAGGTCGACCCGACGGCCCATCTCGGCCAGGCGGGCAACAGCGTCGCCGAAGCGCCCCTCCTCGAGGCCCTCGCGATACAGGGCGGCCTCCCAGGGGCAACGCCACTCCCCTGCGGCCTGCGCCAGCCGCAGCGCGACGAGACCTCCTGGTGCGCGCAGCGAGCTGCTGAGGCGGGCGTCGTACACAGCGTACGTCGCGCCGCCGCAGAGGTCCTCCAACGTCACGGTCTTGGCGGCAGCGTCGATGGAGCGCACCCAAAACAGAGAGAAAAACTGCGTCGCGGCAACCTGGCGGAACAGCTCGACAACGGCGCGATCCGTCTTGGCGGGAGCGCAGACGACAAAGTGCTCCAGCGGCGTGCGATCGTTTGCCAGGTGATAGTCGAACACGAACCACTCCGCAAACGCCCGCGCGAGGCGATGCTGGGCGCCAGCGTCGTTTTGGGCTGCCGAGCTGGGATCGACCTCGGAGAGGAAGCGTCCGTACGCGCCGTCGAGCTCGCCGCTGCGCTGGGCAAAGTACGCGACGACCGAGCGGAAGTCGAGCTCGGGATGGGCGCCGAGAGCCGCGACGCTCCCCCGCTTCGAAGCCTTGCCAGGCCGGCTCTTCCCCTGCTTTTTTGCCATGGTCGCACGTCCCTTCCCAATCGCCTGCCACGGGCTACGGACCGCTTTCGATGCGGGCAAGGGTAGCGCAGAGCGCCAGCGAGAAAGGACCGGGCGGTGGCAGCGCAAGAAATCCCCGCGCCCGATGCGCCTCGCAGACTCGGTGGACAGCCGCTCGGCTGAGAGGCGGCAACCCGCCCAGCAGTTATTTCGCGAGGTCGAGCACGGGATTGTTCGCGTCGGTGAGCACGGGGTCGTCCGGGCCCACGTTCAGGCGCGCAACATCGCAGGCGCCGGGGAAGTCGTAGAGGCCGTCACTTGCGATGACCATGTTGTTGTCGCGATCGGCGAACTCGTCCTCGTCTTCGCAGGGGATAACGTACACGTGCGCGAATACCTGGGACAGCGTGGCGACGACCGCTCGGATGAGCCGACCCTGCTCGCCACTCAGCGCCGACACGACGTTCGTCATGTACAGCCCGCCCTCGTTCAGGCACGCGTGCGCCAGGCGCGCCGCCTCAACGGTGGCCAGCGACGCAACGGGCTCCTTGCCCGAAAAGCTGTCGTTAAGGATGACGTCGTAGCGCGGCGCATCTGAGGGCTCGGCGCTGGCCCGCTGTTCGAGAAACGCGCGTCCGTCATCGCAGACGAGCCCGAGCCGGCCCGTCTCGTCGAGATCGAACTCGGCGAACAGGCGGTCGAGGAAGAAGTAGCGCTGGGCCAGCCCCGTGATGGTGGGGTCGATCTCGACGACGTCCATGCTCGCCTCGGGATGCTCGCTGATGAAGTGCTTAGGGTAGGAGTAGCCACCGCCGCCGATCATGAGCGCACGGCGCACCGCGAGCGGGCGCTGACCCGTGGCGTCGGCCGCTGGCTGTGCCTCGAACATCTTGTCGTACAGCTTCGTGTACTCGAAAACGAGGTCGTAGACGCGGTCGTCGTCCAGATATGTGGCTGACTGGTACACGCCGCCGACGTTGAGGATGCGCACCGGCTCGCCGTCGTCGCCCTCGACCGTGAAGATGAGCACCGGGCCGAACTTCGTGCGCAGCGTGAGATAGATGCCCGCCTGCGCCATGCGGCGGCGCACCAGCACGAGCAAGGCAACAAGCACGACCACGACGGCAAGCACGATGAGGATGACGCGAAGGAAACCGGGCATGGAGACACCTTTCGTGAAGAGGCGACGCGCGAGGCGTCCGGCGTAGAGCACATCCTGCCACGAAAGCCGCACGTTGTATCGCGAAACGGGGAGGCAGAAAAAGTCGGACATCTCAGGACGGACTAGGGGCGAGCTCGCCCGCTGCCGCGCATAGTCGGGGCGATGGCAGCCATGCCCGACGTTCGGCCGAGCGGTACCGCTCGAGAAGCGCGAAATACCCCGCCAGCCAGAAGCGATGCGCGAGAGAGCGGCCGGGGCCTCGGGGCGCACGGAGCGCGTGGCGCCGAGCCGCGCGACACCCCGCGCAACGGGAGCGCCTCTGCCCCAAAATGCTCGAAGCGTGGCCAGGATTCGCCCTCGTGTATGCCCCTGGGCGCGATGTACCGGGCAGGGATCACGTGGGCCCCGGGTCAACCCGCCGCGATTTCCCCGCCGTGAGGAGGTGGCACCTAGCGCGGCATTCACGAGTGCGCTTTCTGGCCACAGTTCCGGCCCGCCGCAACAGTCCTCGGTGCAACGCAATACGAAAACGCATATCGATGCGGCTTCATGCAGATTTGGGAATATCAGAGCATCCGCTCGGGGCAATCGAGTCCTCAGGCCTATACGGAGAGGGATTCGACCCCAGAAATACCGCCAAAACCGGAGCCCGCGGGACACCGGCCGCCCGAGAACCGCGCACAAAAACGGCCCGACCGCATCCACGCTGGCGGTCGGGCCTATGGGGGACTCAGGCGCGCCGGCCCGGGGGAAAGCAGGCGCGCCTGGAGGCCTCAATCGGGTGCGGGGCAGTTACCACGGCTCGGCGGCAGCGCCCCACGTCGCGGGCCGGCCGGGCTGCGTGCGCCAGCAGCCGGCCCGCGGTCACACAACGCTTACTTCGCGCCCTCGAGCGCGGCGTCAACGGCCGTCAGGATGGCCTTCGACGTGATCGTGGCACCGCTCACGGTGTCGACGCCCTCCGTGCCGCCGGCAGCGACGATGGCGCCGGGCAGCTGCTCGATGGCCTTCGTGCCGATGCCGTCCGTCTCGGAGTGGTCGCCCACGACGACGTCGGTGATGGCGCCGCCGCTCACGGTCACGGTCACGGGCACCGTGCCGCCCATGCCCTTGCCGTCGCCCTCATACGTGCCGTCCTTGTATGTGGCGCTCGAGCCACCGGCGACCGCCTCGCGAGCCTTCTCCTCGCTCGCGCCCGCCTCCGCCTTGGCGCTCTCAGCCGCGGCGGCCGCAGCAGCGGCGGCAGCCTCGCTGATCGCGGCGGCAGCCTCGTTGTTGGCAGCGATCACGTCAGCGGCGGGCGTCACGGCCTCGCCGAGCGCGGCCTTCGCAGCGTTCGTACCGGCGATGCGGCCAAACACGGTGTAGCCGCTCATGACGCACCAGTAGTCGCCCTCCATGATGCCGCCGGCAGCGCCAGGCACGGCCCACAGGCCGGGCATCGGGCGATCATCCAGGCCGATGGCCTGCGAGTTCACGTCGATCTTGATGCCGCCGAACGTGCCCATGACGCCAGCGACGACCGGGATGCAGTAGAACGGCGGCGTCGTCAGCGGCACGCCCGACTTCACCGGAACGTCCAGATCGGCCGTCGTGCCCGCAGCCACGGCCTCGTTCCACGCGTTGACGGTCTTCAGGAAGCCGCCCGCGTTGAACTTGTCGCCGCTCACCGTCGTCGTCTGCACGGCGGTGGCCAGCTCCTCGAGCGTGTCGGCCTGCACGATCGTCGCGCCGTGCTCGCGCAGCCAGTCGAGGCGGTCGCCGCCCACGACGGCCGCGTTGCAGTAGGCCGTCTCGATCATCGTCTGGTGCGCGGCCTCGTCGAAGAACAGGTAGGCGCGGCAGTAGAACTGCTGCATGATCTCCTGGTTGACGAGCGAGGACGTCAGGCTCTCGTTCACGAAGCGCTTGCCATCGCAGTTCGTGTAGATGCCCAGCGTCTGAATGGCGTGCACCGTCGCGCCGTAGTAGGCCATGTGGACGTCGTCGATGTTCTCGCACGCCTCGTAGGCCTCGGGCGTGTCATACGTGCAGTACGAGGCCTGGGGCCAGGGCTGCGGGTGGCCGTAGTACGCGCCGAAGCCCTTCGACAGCTTGGCGCCGGCGTGCTGCGCCATGATGATGCCCGCGCCGTCGAGGTAAGGGATGCACTGGGCCTGCGACACGTCGGCGAAGCGGCCGAGGTAGCGCACCATCATTTCCTTGTTGCACTGGAAGCCGCCCGTGGCGAGCACGACCTGCTTGGCGCTAATCGTAAAGTGAGCGCCATCGGGGCCGCAGCACACGAGGCCCGTCGGGGTGCCCGCCTCGTCGAGGACGAGGTCGATGGCCTTCGTCGAGAGCAACGTCGTGCCGCCCTTGTCGTTGAAGATCTGGCCGAACTGCTGCAGGTACTCATCCGTATAGGACTTCGAGCCCTGCTCCTGGGGACGGCGGCCGCCCATCCACAGATAGGAGCTGCCCGGCGAGAGCTGCTCGGTCGTCAGGCCGAGGCCGTTGATCCACGTGACGGTGTCGTCCCAGTTCACGCAGACGGCCTTGCCCAGGTCGGGATCGGACAGCGGCACCTTGGCATACACGGCGTTCCAGTCCGTGCCGAAGCGCGGGCCGAGGGCGCCGGCTGCGAAGCGGCTCGTGCCGCCCACGTGCGCCGAGGCCTCGACGAGGATCGTGTTCGCGCCCGCCTCGACGGCCGCGACGGCGGCGGCCAGGCCACCGACGCCGGCGCCGGCGACAACGACGTCGCACTCGTAGGCAGCGCCCGCGGCAGGAGCGGCCTCGTCGGCGTGCGCCGTGCGGGCCGCAGCGGCACCGCCGGCCAGCGCGGCGACACCGGCCACCGCGCCTGCGCCCATGAGGAAGTTCCTGCGCGAAGCGACAACATCGTTCATGTGAGCCCCCTTGCTCGAGTGGCGACGTCCCCCTCGACGCCGCACGGTGTCTCCAGCATAGCCAGAAACCCTCATTCGCGCGCCACAAGAAGCTCGTGAGGGCCGCACGCCGGTTTGCGCGCCACAAACGCCCCGCTCAATGCTATCGTTGACCGTATGACAGCCCGAGGCCGGCCGCGCATCACCTGAAGCTGGTGAGGGCCTCGCGCTGGGGAAACGCACACGGCGCCGTCGCAACGCAGGGGCATGGGGACTCTGCCGGCGGCAGGCGCGCCGCACCGCGTGCGGCATGTGCGCAAGGGGGTGCTCCATGACAAACGCTCGGCACGACCTGTCCATGCTCGTGGGCTTCGCTCTGTTCCAGGCGTGGGTGACGCTGTGCTTCTTCACGACGCAGATCTTCCCCGACGCCGCCGGCGCTGACTGGCACGTCTACGAGAAGTCGCTGTTCGTCTCCGTCGTCGCGCTCGTACCCTGCGCCATCTGCCACGAGCGCGTCGCCCCGCTGCTGCGCAAGCCCTCCTCGCGCTGGGCGCTGGCCGCCTGCGCGGCGCTCGGCACGCTGATCATCCCGTTCTCGCTGCGCCCCGACGTCACGGGCATCGTCCTCGCCTGGGCAGCCGCCCTGCTCACCGGCATCGCCAGCGGCCTGCTCAACCTCGCCTGGTGCCAGGAGTTCGCCGAGCACGGCAACCCGTTCGACTTCACGCTGAGCGTCGTGACGTCGAGCGTCATCATCTACGTGCTCGCGAACCTCGTCTACACGCCGGCCGTCAGCCCCTGGGCGCTGCTGGCCATCTCCATCGCGCTGGCCCTCGTCACCTGCGCGCTGCTCGCCAGGCCGCGCAGCGCGACAAGCGCCTACGTGCAGCTCGCCACGCCGCTCGTCGTGCGCTCCAAGCGCATATTCGTCGCGCGGCTGTGCGTCGGCATCTTCGTCGTCAGCTTTGCCGACGAGCTGCTGCGCAACCTCTACCTCGGCGGCACGGACCTCTCGTTTTACGCCAGCGACATCAACCTCGTCGTGCTGCTGCTCAAGGTCATCGTCTCGACGCTCGTCGTCTCGGACATCCGGCAGGGGCGCCGCGACGACTTCTCGTTTCTGTTCCGCGCCTCGTTTCTGCTCGCGCTCATCGCGGCGCTTCTGCTGCCATACGCCCACGAGACGGCCAGCGTGGCCTACGCCGTCACGAACTGCGGCGCGTTCCTGTTCAAGCTGACCGTCATGCTGGCAACGCTCGAGCTGTGCGCCCGCCACGGCGCGCCCGCCGTGCTCGTCTTCGCGATCGTGCGCGCCGTGTGGTCGCTCGACCTGCTGATTGGGTCGAGCGCGTTTGCGCTGGTCTCGACGCTGCGCGACGGTACCCCCGTAACGCAGGACCAGGCAGGCGCCATATCCATCGCGCTCGCCGTCCTCGTGGCCGTGGCCTACCTGTTCGTGTTCGCGACCGAGGCCGGGCCGCTCGCCCGCCTGCGCGGCAACCCCGACGACGAGGCAGAGCCCGTTGACGTCGAGACGGGCGGCACGTCGGCGGAAGGTGAGCTCGAGAGCACGAGCGAGGTGGCTCGCGACATCGACGCGCTCTGCGGCGAGCTGGCCGACCGCGGGCAGCTCTCGGCGCGCGAGATAGACGTGCTGCGACTGCTTGCGCGCGGAAGGACGACCGTGCGCATCGAGGCGGAGCTCGGCATCTCGTCCAACACGGTGAACACCCACGTCAAGCACGTGTTCCAGAAGCTCGGCGTCCACTCGCGACAGGAGCTGCTCGACCTGCTCGAGCGCGCCGCGAACGGCCAGCTCGACGGGCATCCCGCCGGTCTGCGCTGAGGAGTGC
This genomic window contains:
- a CDS encoding fused MFS/spermidine synthase, whose protein sequence is MPGFLRVILIVLAVVVVLVALLVLVRRRMAQAGIYLTLRTKFGPVLIFTVEGDDGEPVRILNVGGVYQSATYLDDDRVYDLVFEYTKLYDKMFEAQPAADATGQRPLAVRRALMIGGGGYSYPKHFISEHPEASMDVVEIDPTITGLAQRYFFLDRLFAEFDLDETGRLGLVCDDGRAFLEQRASAEPSDAPRYDVILNDSFSGKEPVASLATVEAARLAHACLNEGGLYMTNVVSALSGEQGRLIRAVVATLSQVFAHVYVIPCEDEDEFADRDNNMVIASDGLYDFPGACDVARLNVGPDDPVLTDANNPVLDLAK
- a CDS encoding FAD-binding protein, giving the protein MNDVVASRRNFLMGAGAVAGVAALAGGAAAARTAHADEAAPAAGAAYECDVVVAGAGVGGLAAAVAAVEAGANTILVEASAHVGGTSRFAAGALGPRFGTDWNAVYAKVPLSDPDLGKAVCVNWDDTVTWINGLGLTTEQLSPGSSYLWMGGRRPQEQGSKSYTDEYLQQFGQIFNDKGGTTLLSTKAIDLVLDEAGTPTGLVCCGPDGAHFTISAKQVVLATGGFQCNKEMMVRYLGRFADVSQAQCIPYLDGAGIIMAQHAGAKLSKGFGAYYGHPQPWPQASYCTYDTPEAYEACENIDDVHMAYYGATVHAIQTLGIYTNCDGKRFVNESLTSSLVNQEIMQQFYCRAYLFFDEAAHQTMIETAYCNAAVVGGDRLDWLREHGATIVQADTLEELATAVQTTTVSGDKFNAGGFLKTVNAWNEAVAAGTTADLDVPVKSGVPLTTPPFYCIPVVAGVMGTFGGIKIDVNSQAIGLDDRPMPGLWAVPGAAGGIMEGDYWCVMSGYTVFGRIAGTNAAKAALGEAVTPAADVIAANNEAAAAISEAAAAAAAAAAESAKAEAGASEEKAREAVAGGSSATYKDGTYEGDGKGMGGTVPVTVTVSGGAITDVVVGDHSETDGIGTKAIEQLPGAIVAAGGTEGVDTVSGATITSKAILTAVDAALEGAK